CACGGTTTCGTATTGCAGCAGAACGGTCATGCCCGCCAGCGCCAGCACCGCGTAGATCAAGTCGCCGACGCAGGTGCCCAGGCCCAGGGCGAAGCCTTGAAAATAGCCGCGTTGCATCGCCAGGGTGATCATCGCGATGTTGGCCACGCCGATATCCAGGCACAGCGAAAGGCTCAGCAAGAAGCCACTGCTAAATTCCATCAATCCAATTCCTTCGGAAAAATTTGTTTACATCGAGGCTGGACAGTCTGCCACAGCTGCCCGTACATTCCGCCACAGGTCACCGCAGTGACCTGCGTCGCTCGGACGGTTCCGGGCGCTTACGTTATCGAGGCAACAATGGCCGAACAAGGTTCGCCGCGCCGCTTTGCGCGCATAGATCGACTCCCCCCCTACGTTTTCAACATCACAGCCGAGCTGAAGATGGCCGCCCGTCGTCGTGGCGAAGACATCATCGACTTGAGCATGGGCAACCCCGACGGCGCCACCCCGCCGCACATCGTCGAGAAACTGGTGACCGTCGCCCAGCGCGAAGACACCCACGGCTACTCGACGTCCAAGGGCATTCCGCGTCTGCGCCGGGCGATTTCCAACTGGTACAAGGAACGCTACGAGGTCGACATCGACCCGGAAAGCGAAGCCATCGTCACCATCGGCTCCAAGGAAGGCCTGGCGCACCTGATGCTGGCCACCCTGGATCAGGGTGACACGGTACTGGTGCCCAACCCGAGCTACCCGATTCACATCTACGGTGCCGTGATTGCCGGCGCCCAGGTGCGTTCGGTGCCGCTGGTGCCGGGCGTGGATTTCTTCGCTGAACTGGAACGGGCCATTCGTGGTTCGATCCCGAAGCCGAAGATGATGATTCTCGGCTTCCCGTCCAACCCCACCGCGCAGTGCGTGGAGCTGGATTTCTTCGAACGGGTAATCGCCCTCGCCAAGCAGTACGACGTGCTGGTGGTGCATGACCTGGCCTACGCCGACATCGTCTACGACGGCTGGAAAGCCCCGTCGATCATGCAGGTGCCCGGCGCTAAGGACATCGCGGTGGAGTTTTTCACCCTGTCCAAGAGCTACAACATGGCGGGCTGGCGCATCGGTTTCATGGTCGGCAACCCGGAACTGGTCAGCGCCCTGGCGCGGATCAAGAGCTACCACGACTACGGCACTTTCACCCCCTTGCAGGTGGCAGCGATTGCCGCGCTGGAAGGCGATCAACAATGCGTGCGCGACATCGCCGAGCAATACCGGCAGCGGCGCAACGTGCTGGTCAAGGGCCTGCATGAATTGGGCTGGATGGTCGAGAATCCGAAAGCCTCGATGTACGTCTGGGCGAAGATTCCCGAGGCGTACGCCCACATGGGTTCGCTGGAGTTCGCCAAGAAACTGCTGGCCGAAGCCAAGGTCTGCGTTTCGCCGGGCGTGGGTTTCGGTGAGTACGGGGATGATCACGTACGCTTCGCCCTGATCGAAAACCAGGACCGGATCCGCCAGGCCGTGCGCGGGATTCGCGGGATGTTCCGGGCGGATGGGCTCGTCACCAAATCCAACGCCTGACACAAAAACCTGTAGGGCCGAGCCTGCTCGCGATGAGGCCATCACTTTCAAAAAAGCTGTTGCCTGACCCACCGCTATCGCGAGCAGGCTCGCTCCTACAGTGGTTTTGTGTATGACCATGAAATCATCACCCACAAAAAAACCGCATCACTGCGGTTTTTTTGTGTCTGTTGAAAACGCTTAAACGAACAGCGACAACAACAGAATAAAGCCCAGCCCCACCACCGACAGAATGGTCTCCATCGCGGTCCAGGTCTTGAACGTCTCTGCCACGGTCATGTTGAAGTACTGCTTGACCAGCCAGAAACCGGCGTCGTTCACGTGGGACAGGATCAAGGAACCGGCACCGGTGGCCAGTACCAGCAGTTCACGGTTAACCCCTGGAATCATCCCGACAACTGGCACCACGATGCCCGCGCCGGTAATGGTCGCCACGGTGGCCGAACCTGTAGCGATACGGATCACCGCCGCCACCAGCCAGGCCAGCAGGATCGGCGAGATCTGTGCAGCCACAGCCATATGACCGATCACGTCGCCTACGCCGCTGGTCACCAGCATCTGCTTGAAGCCACCGCCGGCACCGATGATCAGGATGATCGCGGCGGTCGGCGCGAGGCTCGCGTCCAGCCACTTGAGGATCTGTTGCGAACCGATGCCCTGCTTGTGACCGAAGGTGTACAGCGACAGCAGCAACGCCAACAGCAGCGCCGAGATCGGGTGACCGATCAGGTCCATGAAGGTGCGGAAGAAGTTGCCGTCCGGCAGCACCACGTCAGCGAAAGTTTTCAGCAGCATCAGGAACACCGGCGACAGCACGGTGACCAGGGTGATGCCGAAGCTTGGCAGTTCGGCGGAGTCCGATTCACGGGCCAGTTGATCCACCAGTTCCTGGTTCGGATGGCCTGGGATGTGCTTGGCAATGAAGGTACCGAAGATCGGACCGGCAATGATCGCCGTTGGCAGCGCCACGATCAGACCGTAAAGAATGGTCTTGCCGATGTCGGCACCGAACACGCCGATCGCCAGCAGTGGGCCCGGGTGCGGTGGCACCAGGCCGTGCACGGCGGACAGGCCGGCCAGCAGCGGGATGCCGATCTTGATGATCGACACACCGGTGCGACGGGCGACGATGAACACCAGCGGGATCAGCAGCACGAAGCCGATTTCGAAGAACAGCGGGATGCCCACCAGGAACGCGGCGAACATCATCGCCCACTGCACCTTGTCCTTGCCGAAGGCGCGGATCAGGGTCTGGGCGATCTGGTCCGCCCCGCCCGACTCGGCCATCATTTTGCCGAGCATGGTGCCCAACGCGAGGATGATCCCGACGAAACCGAGCACGCCACCGAAGCCATCCTGGAAGGCCTTGATGATGGTGCCGATCGGCATGCCGGAAGTCAGCCCGAGGAAGGCGGCGGCAATGGTCAGGGCAATGAAGGGGTGAAACTTAAACTTGGTGATCAGGACGATAAGCCCGATCACCGTCACCACTGCATCAAGCAGCAGGAACGTCTCGTGGGACATGCCAAACATTAGGGGTGTCTCCTGGTTGTTGTTGTTATTAAAGCGGGTAATTCGAAAGCCATAAGGACAGCGCTATCTCTGCAAGCAAAAATTAACCGGCACGTTTCAGGCCGTGCTCGAGCCACCAGTGGTGTGCTTGCACCGCCAACTGGTCGACGCTGTGGGTCGAGGCATCGAGGGCCAGGGTCAACGGCTCGCCGACCGGGGATTCGAGGGTGGCGAACTGGCTATCGATCAGGGTCGACGGCATGAAATGGCCCGGACGATGGGAAACCCGGTCGGCAGCCACTTCGGGGGTCAGTTCCAGGAACACGAAGCCCAGGCCCGGCAAGGCACTGCGCAAGCGTTCACGGTAAATGTGCTTGAGGGCCGAGCAGGTCAGCACCGGGCGCTGGCCCAGGGCGTCGACGCGGCGCAGCTCATCGCACAGGCTGTCGAGCCAGCCGGCACGGTCTTCATCGTTCAGGGGAATACCCGCGCTCATCTTTTCGATATTGGCGGCAGGGTGGAAAGAGTCGCCTTCAATGGCAGTGGCGCCGTTAAGCAGGCAGAGGGCCTCGCTGACGCACGTCTTGCCGCAACCGGCAACGCCCATGATGACCAGGGCGGTGATGGGATGGTTCATGTAACACCTCAGCGCGCAGACAGCGCTACCTTTGCCAGTTATGACACTAGACCAAAAGCAGGAGTTGCCGACGCCTTTCTTGTCATTTTGTGGGTTGCAGCATGTTTGTCCCCAACGCCAAAAAGCGAGGATCAGGCGAACCCTCGCTCACGCATTTGCAGCTGCATCGAGACAGCGCTACCTTAGTGCCTTGAATATTGTTTGGCAAGCCGTCGATGACCTCAACCAAGAACGATAAAAATACGCGCACCACTGGCCGCCCTACCCTGAACGAAGTCGCGCGACTGGCTGGCGTCAGCCCGATTACCGCGTCTCGCGCCCTGCGCGGCTTGAGCACAGTGGCCACGGAACTGGTGGAAAAAGTCCAGAACGCGGCCCGTGAACTCAACTACGTGGTCAACTCCGCCGCCCGCGCCCTGGCCTCGGCCCAGAGCCATTCGGTGGTGGTGTTGGTGCCGTCGCTGTCCAACCTGCTGTTCATCGACACCCTGGAAGCCATTCATCAGGTTCTGCGCCCCAAGGGCTTCGAAGTGCTGATCGGCAACTTCCATTACTCGCGCGATGAAGAAGAAAACCTGCTGCGCAACTACATGGCTTATCAGCCCCGTGGCTTGCTGCTGACCGGTTTCGACCGCACTGAAAGTTCGCGGCGGATGATCGAGGCAAGCAACATCCCCTGCGTGTACATGATGGAACTGGACAGCGCCGCGGGCCTCAATTGCGTCGGTTTTTCGCAGCTGGCCGCCGGTGAAACGGCTGCCGAACATTTGCTGTCCCGGGGCCGCAAGCGCCTGGCCTACATCGGCGCGCAGCTCGACCAGCGCACGCTGCTGCGCGGCGAAGGTTACCGTCGCGCCCTGCAAAAAGCCGGTCTGTATGACCCGGCACTTGAAGTGCTGACCCCGCGTGCCTCTTCCGTGGGCCTGGGTGGCGAACTGTTCTTGAAACTGCTGGCCAGCCATCCGGATGTCGATGCCATCTTCTTCGGCAACGACGACCTGGCCCAGGGCGCCCTGCTCGAAGCCCTGCGCTGCGGGATCAAGATCCCCGAACAAGTGTCGATCCTCGGTTTCAACGATTTGCCGGGGTCGGCCCACATGGTCCCGCGCTTGAGCAGCATCAACACCCCGCGCGAAGCCATCGGCCGCCGCGCGGCAGAGCAGATGCTGACGCTGATGGCCGGTAATACCGTGGCCAAGCCGGTGCAGGACATGGGGTTTGAGTTGAAGGTGCGCGAGAGTACGTAGGAGCTTGCGCAGGCTCTGATCGTTCCCACGCTCTGCGTGGGAATGCCTCAACGGACGCTCCGCG
This genomic interval from Pseudomonas putida contains the following:
- the alaC gene encoding alanine transaminase; the protein is MAEQGSPRRFARIDRLPPYVFNITAELKMAARRRGEDIIDLSMGNPDGATPPHIVEKLVTVAQREDTHGYSTSKGIPRLRRAISNWYKERYEVDIDPESEAIVTIGSKEGLAHLMLATLDQGDTVLVPNPSYPIHIYGAVIAGAQVRSVPLVPGVDFFAELERAIRGSIPKPKMMILGFPSNPTAQCVELDFFERVIALAKQYDVLVVHDLAYADIVYDGWKAPSIMQVPGAKDIAVEFFTLSKSYNMAGWRIGFMVGNPELVSALARIKSYHDYGTFTPLQVAAIAALEGDQQCVRDIAEQYRQRRNVLVKGLHELGWMVENPKASMYVWAKIPEAYAHMGSLEFAKKLLAEAKVCVSPGVGFGEYGDDHVRFALIENQDRIRQAVRGIRGMFRADGLVTKSNA
- a CDS encoding GntP family permease, with the protein product MFGMSHETFLLLDAVVTVIGLIVLITKFKFHPFIALTIAAAFLGLTSGMPIGTIIKAFQDGFGGVLGFVGIILALGTMLGKMMAESGGADQIAQTLIRAFGKDKVQWAMMFAAFLVGIPLFFEIGFVLLIPLVFIVARRTGVSIIKIGIPLLAGLSAVHGLVPPHPGPLLAIGVFGADIGKTILYGLIVALPTAIIAGPIFGTFIAKHIPGHPNQELVDQLARESDSAELPSFGITLVTVLSPVFLMLLKTFADVVLPDGNFFRTFMDLIGHPISALLLALLLSLYTFGHKQGIGSQQILKWLDASLAPTAAIILIIGAGGGFKQMLVTSGVGDVIGHMAVAAQISPILLAWLVAAVIRIATGSATVATITGAGIVVPVVGMIPGVNRELLVLATGAGSLILSHVNDAGFWLVKQYFNMTVAETFKTWTAMETILSVVGLGFILLLSLFV
- a CDS encoding gluconokinase; the encoded protein is MNHPITALVIMGVAGCGKTCVSEALCLLNGATAIEGDSFHPAANIEKMSAGIPLNDEDRAGWLDSLCDELRRVDALGQRPVLTCSALKHIYRERLRSALPGLGFVFLELTPEVAADRVSHRPGHFMPSTLIDSQFATLESPVGEPLTLALDASTHSVDQLAVQAHHWWLEHGLKRAG
- a CDS encoding LacI family DNA-binding transcriptional regulator, which gives rise to MTSTKNDKNTRTTGRPTLNEVARLAGVSPITASRALRGLSTVATELVEKVQNAARELNYVVNSAARALASAQSHSVVVLVPSLSNLLFIDTLEAIHQVLRPKGFEVLIGNFHYSRDEEENLLRNYMAYQPRGLLLTGFDRTESSRRMIEASNIPCVYMMELDSAAGLNCVGFSQLAAGETAAEHLLSRGRKRLAYIGAQLDQRTLLRGEGYRRALQKAGLYDPALEVLTPRASSVGLGGELFLKLLASHPDVDAIFFGNDDLAQGALLEALRCGIKIPEQVSILGFNDLPGSAHMVPRLSSINTPREAIGRRAAEQMLTLMAGNTVAKPVQDMGFELKVREST